CCTCCTCTCATTGGATCTTGAATACTATACGATAGggccagattctttttttttttttttttttaattcagacagagagagagagagagagagagaggcagagacacaggcagagggagaagcagactccatgcaggaagcctgacgtggaactcaatcctgggtctccaggatcacaccctgggctgcaggcggcgctaaaccgctgcgccactggggctggaTAGGGCCAGATTCTATCTCCACATTATACCAGCTCATTACCTCAGGCAAGTTATGTCCTCTCTAAACTGTGATTTCTTTATCTGTGGGGCCAGCGCTTGTTCCTGCCTTAAAGATGTGGTGacaattaaatagaattttataagaGCACTTCTCATAACATCTGGTACTTAGTAAACATTAAACATGTCTTATTTCTCAATTAGTAGTATCCTTATTCCTGGTTTTGTATAACTTTTAACGTGAATGTGGCCAGGATACCATGAGGGAAGTGAAACTTTACTTCTTACCATCTTAGGTTTTTAGCTGGGACTCTTAACAAAAAGACAGATTAGCAGGAGACAGTTTGTTAACACATGCAGAATCCATCATACGGGAGAAAAGTAACGCAAAGTGGTAgcttagaatttaaatttatatagcaTCTTCAACAAAGAACAGTAAATGTGTAAAGAAGTGAAAGGAAAGGgttacttgggtggctcaactggttagacatctgccttcagctcaggtcatgatcctcgggtctTGGAGTCAAGCCTGGctttgggcttcttgctcagtagggagcttacttctccctcttctcctcctacttgtgttctcttgctatcaaatgaataaataaaatcttaaagaaaaaaaaaaaaaaagggcagccccaggggctcagcagtttagccccgccttcggccctgggcatgatcctggagatccgggatcaagtcccatgtcaggctccctgcatggagcctgcttctccctctggctgtgtctctgcctctctctctctctctgtgtgtgtctctcatgaatagataaataaaatcttttaaaaaagaaaagaaatgacaagacaAAGGAATGCAGTTTTTAGGCTTCCATGAGTGGCAAACTGTGGGTAAAAAATgcgtgagaaaaaaaaaaatgcgtgagagggatccctgggtggcgcagcggtttagcgcctgcctttggcccggggcgcgatcctggagacccgggatcgaatcccacatcgggcccccggtgcatggagcctgcttctccctctgcctatgtgtctgcctctctctctctcgatgtgtgactatcataaataaataaaaattaaaaaaaaaatgcgtGAGAGGGAACCAGTGGAGTAAAGTTTGTTTGCAGGTTCCTCTGGTGCTCTCTCTGGGCTGATAGTCTGTctcccagaagaagagaatttATATCCTGCCCTTAGGCAGAAAGTGGGGAGCTTTTTCTAGGTTTATTGCTCCCTAATTgctttcagttcaaaataatttttatgtcaaagaggcatattttgtaGTGACATTCTGGTTTCCTTCAGTACCTATTGCCAATAAGTCCCACTTCCAATAATgcttataattttgtatttgtaaagcTCATGCCTAATAATATGTTGTAATTATGCTTCTCTTTGAACTGAGGATCTAGGGGGAAAGATGTCATATAAGTTAATGTTGATGCTATCCATGTTGATGCTATCCATGTAGTCACCTGACGTTTTGATTGTGGCTTTGACTCCTGTATTTTTCAGCTTGCCAGCTAGCAAGTCATTTAGTCCCACTGACTTCTTTACAGCATCTTGTTCTCTTCCTTTatgctccctctgccttcctctgtagAAGCCCCTGTCCCTTCATATCTAGGCCACCTCAGGAGTCTCCTGACAGACTTCCTGCTCCCTTTTAAATTCATTCCAGACATACCTGTTGCGTTGGTCACTGGGTCCCTGTTCTATATTTATCATCTCATTTTTCATTAAGACCTTAAAAGACTGTTTTTTGCCCTTCAAGTCTAAATTTCTCTGGCTTTCCAGATCCTTCTTCCATTGTTCGCTCTAATCCTGTTTTCTCTCTGGTTTGCAAGATCTATTTGAATCCAACTGATTTGATAGTTGCAGAAACATTCTTGTCCTACTGGcattttcatacttttctttgCTCAGTGTCCTCCGTCCTTGAAATGGActactctctcctctcttcctgctcttGCTTCTCCTCTGAAGCCTCTGTAGCTGTTCTGATCCTCATGGTTGTTCTTAAACTCTTGGAGCACTTAGTCCATactatacagtatttttttaaactttttttaaaatgacatttcaagattattatttgagagagaatgagcaagaatGAGCACAAGTCAGGAGGAGTGcaagaagggagaggcagagggagaagcaggctccccatcaagCAGAGTCTGGTgcggggctcaatttcaggaccctgggatcatgacccaagccaaaggcagacactcaaactaactaagccacccaagtgccccctatacagtatttaatatatgtttgtCTTGCCCCTCTAGCTAAATTGTAATACTCTTGATGGCAAGGACCATGTGATATTAAATCCCCTATTATGTCTGACAGAGGCTAGCATGATAATAATCCTTCTACATTTGtctctttctaaataatttacaaacattttcacaGAACTGTTGTGTAATGTTGCAGAGGAAGGCAttcatctcattttacagatgaggaaatcaagagtcacaatTCCTTACTGTACATTGTGTTGTGCCAGTTATGATATTTTTGGTGCTAGAGCTTCATCTTTGGTACTTTGACTCCTTGCAATATGCTGTAGAAGGTTCCTAGTTAATGCTGACCAATGGCATGACAGCCAGGTAACAATTTACCAAAACCTGAAAAACATCaacaatttttactttaaaactctcttgctttgtttttcattagtCCTTAGGTCTTTGTCATTATGGCAGTATACAAAGCTGATTTTCAATATCAAATGCCTTTTTTCCCTCATTACTGACCCAGTTTCAAAAATCTGTTTGTGTTTCAATATTAGGTCTGTTTCCCTGTGGCACATTTTCTCCTGCAGCTGTTGTTCCTCAGGGGTGGCCCATGGAAGCCCCAAACTCTCCACATTCAGAATCCTTCATTTCCCCAATGGCCACACCACAGCCTCTGCAGCCCACAGGTAGAAGCTCTCTTTATCACTTAATGGTTACAGTATCATAATTTAAATCACCAGACTTCATTTTTAGCAGTGTACAGCAGTATAGATAAACATTTTAGAACTATCACAAatgcttttattcctttaattacTGATTTCACAGCTGAAGGAATGAAGGTGTGGGTGAAATACAACACTTGGAGTTCGTGGgcacagaaaatctttttttaattcagtgcAGATTTATGCCTTAGAGGTTTTTTCTAGATGTGCCACAGGTTCCCATTCTTAAAATAGCTGTGTGCCTGGGCTGCTGCTGTTTTTAAacctgtgttttttcttttccttctctactaTGTACTCTCTCGGTATCCTGTTCTTCTCAGTACCGGGACTATGAAAGAGTAGGGTATTATGTTTAGGGTATTATGGTCACAAAATCTAGATACTCCTGTGTTCTCAGAAAGTAAGTTTTGAATGCAGAGCTATGAGCACACAGTGATGAGTCCTAAATTTCCAACTTACTTCCCATAGAGCCAGCTGAAGAGGTAGAAATGACATCAGCAGAAGAGAGGGCACCAGCAGAAGCATTGGAAACCATGAGGGGCCTGGAGGCTGCTGACATGTCACCATTTAGAGAAACAGAGATGGCTCTAGCTGAGGACCTGGCACCAGCCACAGAAATAGAGGTGGCATTGGCTAAAGACATGGAAGTATCTCCCAAATCAGATGTGACACAGGCTAAGGACATAGAATCATCTATGGAGTCAGATATGGCCTTAGTCAAGGACATGGTACtgcccagagaaacagaagaagcTCCAGTTAAGGATGTCGTATTGTCCAGAGAAGAAGATGTATCATTAGCCAAGGATGTGGTACTACCCCCAGAAACAGAGGTGGCCCTAGCCAAGGATATATTATCattcaaagaaacagagagagcaccACCTATAAAAATGGATTTGTCCCCAGATGAGGGCACGGTACCATGCACAGACAGAGAGATGGCCCCAGCCAAGGGTGTGGTATCACTCTCAGAAATAGAAGTGGCATTGGCTAAAGATGTTATATCATCCACAGAAATACCTTCAGCCAAGGAAGTGGCTTTGTCCCCAGAAACAGAGGTGGCCCCAACTGGGGACATGGCACTGCCTCCCGAAACCAAGGTGATCTTGACTGAGGTTGTGCCACTGCCCCCAGAAACAAAGGTGGCTGCAGTCAAGGACATTGCTCTATATCCAGATATAGAAAAGACCCCAGTGAAGGACGTGGCTCCATCCCCAGAATCAGAGATGGTCCTGGGCAAGGATGTGTCTCCATCCCAAGAAACAGAGTTGGCCCTGGGCAAGGACATGGTTTCACCTCCAGAAACAGAGGTAGCCCTGGACAAGAATGTGGCAGTGCCACCAGAAACGGAAGTGACCCTGACCAAGGATGTGCCTCAGCCTCCAGAAACAGAGGTAGCCCTGACTAAGGATGTGGCTCTGCCCCCTGGGACAGAGGTGATCCTGGCCAACAATGTGAATCCCGCCAAGGATGTTGCACCACTCTCAGAAACAGAGGTGGCACCAGTTCCAGCTAAGGACATGGACACTCCATGGACACAGGAAGAAATAAGCAAGGCGTCCCAGTTAAAATCTCCCAAGGATGAGGGGCAGTCAGCTGCATCTACTTTTATCATTTCTCCAGGTACGGGTTTATGTTTACTCAGTATTTCTGTCTCCCATGGGGTAGTCTCCAGAAGGGTAAGGGACAAATGTTCTAGAGAATATAAAGACCGTTACACTGTATTTTGCTCTGTTTATACACATTCTAGACTTTCTCACCTCCGTCCTCTTCCCATTCCCAGcaccctcctcctttctctgctaatttgttttccttgttgataatttaagcaacaaaagaaaatgttcagtAAAAGAGACTTTTGCTATCTCGTCTCCCTACCTGCTTATATACTAGATTCCAAGTCTCTGCCTCACTCCTGTTACTGGAAGGAAGCCATCTCTGCGCCTCATTAATAAGGCTGTTTTCTATTTTGCATTAGATCCCACATCCTCTTGCCTGCTTAAGTATGCCCTAGCCTAgacattccttcctttcctgcctctcacCAGTTTTTGCCCCCATCCATTGAATCATTCCCACCAACAtccaaatatttgatatttttcccatttaagacAAAAAGTTTCCCAATTTCACCTTCTACCTACCACTCTAGCTATCTCTCTGCTGCCCTCAGAGGAGCATCCCTCCCTCAATCCCTCCAAAACTATTCCTGCTTCCAGTTTCTGAAAGGTGGAGAAAGAGCTTAAGTAGTGCTGCTCTAAAATCTGTGGTATTTACTGTTACGCTTAGAACCAGTCCCAGCCATGGGCCAGAAGTACAACTTGCCAACAGATGACGATTCTGTgttagagaaacaaaagcaaaagaaaccattCAGTAGCCAACCTcctgaactttcttcagagatctCAGGTAAGTTAGGGATACCAAGTGGAATCTGAAACTGCTTCAACTGGGAGCAATGGGTTGGTGGTGGTGGATGCTGTTCTTAGTTTTTGTGATAGTAATTAGCAGTATTGTTTATGAAGTCCATTCTCTTTCTTAGatagatttttgtcttgtttgggCATAAGGTCAGCTGGTtacatagttttttgtttttgtttttgtttttacgtatttttaaattatcactaCATCAACTCAAgacatctaaattttttttttttaagatttttaatttatttattcctgagagacagagagagaggcagagacataggcagagggagaagcagggtccctgcagggagcctgatgtgggactcaatcccaggacactcaaccactgacccaccaggtgtcccaagacatCTAAATTTTAGCCCAGTTCAACTGTTCAATATTATATGCTGTGTGGTCTTGAGTAGGTTATTTAACTTCCCTGTATCTCCATTTATTCAGCTATATGAGGAATATGTTGGTCAAATGTTCTGTAAACCTTTGCTAATAAGCCCGTGTTAGATACAGTGTGTTTTATGACCCAACAGCATCTGCCTATTACAAATGCATCGTCCTCGATTCCACCTCAGACCTTCATAAGCATTTTAATAAGTTTTCCAGACAATTCTTATACACACTAAACTTTGAGAGGCACTGCTCCAAGGTACTTTCTAACTTGGAGTTCGATCATTCAGTGAACTTTAAGATTGCATGTCTTAGATATAAGTCAAAGCATGTATGTATGATTATCAACTTAATGATTCTCTGCTTACTTTTCTGTGACTGATTAGAATGTAAACTCGAGGGCAGGGAccgtgacttatttcactgagatGCTAAAGTGCTTACATACTGTCTAGCCCCAAGTAGGAGctaaataaagtgattttttttttaatgttgtcttAGTGACTCAGCATATCAATAAAGATTTATCAAATCCTTATTGTATACAAAATATACCATGCTAAGGGATATAGATATTGAACTCTGGGTCCTTGCCCTTGTGTTGTTACATCATAGCCTGGATGGTGAGGAAAGTTGCCAGGCATGAACTTTGTAGCCAAAGATTCAtataataattcaattaaataatattaagagaTAGCATCAAATAGCTGGTTGGTTGCCaaattaaatgttataaatgtTGTGGGGTACTGAAACCTAGCACTTTCTTGAAAGAAGCAGTAATTGACCTGAGATGTTAAATAAAGGATTGGATTTGTAGGACATTAGAGggtaaaaacaagaacagaaagtACTATTTAAGTGTTTCAATGTTCTCTGAAGTCATTTCATTGGATCAGGCTTGACAAGAGCTATCCTACACCTGCTCTTAGTGAGTCTCTTCCCAGAATCTTGAATCCATGCTGCATTGACTTGGAGATAAGAGGTTGGACAACTTGATTTCTTGAAACTTTTCCAAGGATACTTATCCTAACTGTTCTAATTCATTACCCTTCTGggcattatgtatatttttctatcttttgggAAGTACATTTAGGAACAGAACATTGAAATCTAACACATTTGTCTTTCAAAGTAGGAGGCTTTGGTTCTGGAATGATGAAGATGTTTCTTTAGCCAAAATAACTAAttcagtctctttttttcttcttcctccttctcccccccaGTAGCATAAGTCTGGCCTCCTGGTCTGTTTCCCAAAGTTGATCTGGTTAGCTTGACAAGTATAATATTGGTGACAGACTCTTAGAATTATAAATTCTGCACAAAATCATATGTATTTCATTCAGTTGATTAACACATGTCAGCAAAAAGAGGCAGGAGCTTACCATCTTGTTGCAGAACTGAGGATTATgtaccaattaaaaataatgataaatataagtAAGTAGCTGATGAAATTTACAGACACTACTTATTATAGAAGGTTTGAAGATcttggtttgaatttttttttctttacctgagATGATGatctttgttaaatatttgctaatcCCAGTTAAGggtaagaaatattttagaaaaaactattttcctaaataaattaGTATGTGGGTTGGTGAAATAGACTTAACTGAGTCAGTTAAGTCAGTTaaatggacctttttttttttttttttaaacaataacaaGAAGTTTTTTGTTTGGAATTTTGGCCAACTTCATGTATTACAGGTACCCCTCCCACACAAGACAAACAAGTATGCAGACCCAGTGACCGCAGGTCCACTCGGCCCAGGCCTGCCAGGGTCCCTTCTGAGCTGCTGGGAGTCTCTTCTCCACGGAAGACTCTTGATCCCGGGCTGGGCACCTGCTCTTTGTCTGAGTTGGGTTGGGTCTCTGGTTCGTCTTCCTGTGGTGAGCTGGGGAGCCAAAGGAAAACTATTCATGTTGACTTCTTTGAACCCAAGCGAGATCTTGGCAGGGAGGCCTGGGATATAGATAGTGCACCAatgatgatgaagaaaaaaaagaagaaaccaaagcaaaagagATATCCTCAAGTCCGGGCTGGGGGACCTTGGGATGATGACAGTGCAGATGACCGTAAAGGTCATCCCTTTGCAGTAGACCCACAGAAGTCAGGTGTTCCTCCCAGCCTGCCTACTGCTATGGGCATGGAATATGGACTGGCATCCAGAGGAAACTTCAAAAAGGAATGTGAAGTGGAGTCCAGAGCCACGAAGCTGGTAGCTGAGAACTTTGTCTCAGAAAGTGTCAGCATTCCTTCGTGTCCTTTGGAAGAACCCCTGAAAACTGCAGGAAGGTCTCAGCCCAAGCCAGGAGTAGAAGCAGAGGTCAGTGGTAGCCAGTCAGTACCCCTGGGCCGGGGCCAGAAATGGCTGCAGCCAGGTGAAGGCCAACCAGGGCCCGCACCCCACCTGAAAACCCCCGTGGATGAAAGCCAAACAGTAGGCTCACCTGATCTGAAAGGACCCCCAACACAAGTTTCTGCACACAAAGTAGAAATTCCTTTGGAGATCACACCCAAAGAGGGTTGCTCTCCTCTCTCAGACCAAGAAGCTGTGAGGGGGTGTTCAAAACCCACAGTGGCAGAAGAACTGCCTCACCTGGCACCCACTTGGCCAGCAACTTCCTCATTAGGAAGTAGTCTAAAAGAAGGGCATGATGAAGGTAAAGTGACTACATTGCAAAAGGACAGACAGACAGGGTTTTCTGAAGGAGCTAAAGAGATTAAAGAACTAACAAAGGAAGCTTTTCCCAAGCTAAGCCAAGAGATGGGCACCTTGGCTTCTAGGCAGCCGCAGGATGAGGTGGCAGTTCAGATGCTTGGGCCAGAGAGAGAGCCTGTTCAGAGAATGGCAGGGGATGGCAGAagcaggaagggaagggcagGTTCTGGGAAAGTGAGAGCCAGTTCTGGGAAGGGAAGAGCAAGATCTGAGCCACCATTTCTTCTGGACAGCTGGAAGGATGGCCCAGCTGTTCTTGCAGCAAGTGAGCCAGCCCCTAAAACTGAAAGAGTGACTTCTGGGGAGAAGAGTGAGGAACTGTTTTCTTCAAAGCAGTCAGGGCCCATAGTGAGTCTCACTGAGGCAGTGGTGATGGGGGAGCCTACAGAGATAGCTGACGTGTGGGGGGCCAGCACCTCCCACATGTTTATTCCTTTGGGAAGTGGGTCAGGCACGACTTCTGGCACTAGGACAGAAAGAGATATGGGTGTCAGTAACCAGGACAAGGAAGGAAAGTGTCCTTGGGTGAGTGGTGAGGCAGCTCCCTGGATTTCTGAAAAGCCTAAAAAAAGGAGTAATGAGGGCAAAACcaaaaagttcaaaaacaatTCTTTCACCCAGCCTGCTAGAATGGAGTGCAAGGAGGAAACCCCCAACCCACCTTTTGTAGGGAAGGATAGAGATGCTGATAGTACTACTCATCAAAACAAGGACTTAGGCTGCATTTTCCCCTTAAATCATGATCTTTTGTCCTCACATACATCAGCTATTCCCACAGTGGAAGTAGGTGACCAAAAGGGGAGGAATGATGAGGTTAATTCTTTTGAGCTTGGGGCTCTTGGTGGGAACAAGACAAACATAGTGAAGGACTCTGCTGTTTTTGAACCCGATACCAAGGTGACAGATGTGAGCTGCCAAAGCCAAACCCAGGGGGCAGGATTTGTTCCTTCAGCTCTGTCTGCAGAGAATAAGACAGATGCAGCCAAG
This window of the Canis lupus dingo isolate Sandy chromosome 20, ASM325472v2, whole genome shotgun sequence genome carries:
- the MAP4 gene encoding microtubule-associated protein 4 isoform X6, with the translated sequence MADLSLADALTEPPPEIEEEIKRDFIATLEAEAFDDVVGETVGKTDYIPLLDVDEKTGNSDSKKKPCSDPSQVEGAPSKPTGLANGDHGIEGNDTAGSPTQFLEEKMPYEGYQNIQSWPENTNFCFEPEQLVNPTQTDPFKMHHDDGLEDFLFLPSGTTSAAAFTERNDPLQDSYGLFPCGTFSPAAVVPQGWPMEAPNSPHSESFISPMATPQPLQPTEPAEEVEMTSAEERAPAEALETMRGLEAADMSPFRETEMALAEDLAPATEIEVALAKDMEVSPKSDVTQAKDIESSMESDMALVKDMVLPRETEEAPVKDVVLSREEDVSLAKDVVLPPETEVALAKDILSFKETERAPPIKMDLSPDEGTVPCTDREMAPAKGVVSLSEIEVALAKDVISSTEIPSAKEVALSPETEVAPTGDMALPPETKVILTEVVPLPPETKVAAVKDIALYPDIEKTPVKDVAPSPESEMVLGKDVSPSQETELALGKDMVSPPETEVALDKNVAVPPETEVTLTKDVPQPPETEVALTKDVALPPGTEVILANNVNPAKDVAPLSETEVAPVPAKDMDTPWTQEEISKASQLKSPKDEGQSAASTFIISPEPVPAMGQKYNLPTDDDSVLEKQKQKKPFSSQPPELSSEISGTPPTQDKQVCRPSDRRSTRPRPARVPSELLGVSSPRKTLDPGLGTCSLSELGWVSGSSSCGELGSQRKTIHVDFFEPKRDLGREAWDIDSAPMMMKKKKKKPKQKRYPQVRAGGPWDDDSADDRKGHPFAVDPQKSGVPPSLPTAMGMEYGLASRGNFKKECEVESRATKLVAENFVSESVSIPSCPLEEPLKTAGRSQPKPGVEAEVSGSQSVPLGRGQKWLQPGEGQPGPAPHLKTPVDESQTVGSPDLKGPPTQVSAHKVEIPLEITPKEGCSPLSDQEAVRGCSKPTVAEELPHLAPTWPATSSLGSSLKEGHDEGKVTTLQKDRQTGFSEGAKEIKELTKEAFPKLSQEMGTLASRQPQDEVAVQMLGPEREPVQRMAGDGRSRKGRAGSGKVRASSGKGRARSEPPFLLDSWKDGPAVLAASEPAPKTERVTSGEKSEELFSSKQSGPIVSLTEAVVMGEPTEIADVWGASTSHMFIPLGSGSGTTSGTRTERDMGVSNQDKEGKCPWVSGEAAPWISEKPKKRSNEGKTKKFKNNSFTQPARMECKEETPNPPFVGKDRDADSTTHQNKDLGCIFPLNHDLLSSHTSAIPTVEVGDQKGRNDEVNSFELGALGGNKTNIVKDSAVFEPDTKVTDVSCQSQTQGAGFVPSALSAENKTDAAKGHAAVADKPNKRSNDGKSKKVKNSFPEKHLLENTIDASKIHVPMETTGDHRTEGMGYVDENRNITFTCPRTLPGLMNKSAPPEALESAACEGLPTPASQTVKEGDSFPNILAESEQETTPAQIPKLLAVDNCIKGGVPDQERPKSPSAVALSASTGGGVALTFTAAIETVNCQGGNCFKNKGEFADPIKNEAGMDRGHVLGGSESVPSGASKHLIEKIPELAKGHLLSGVSVEDQSLPGEVRVLETCADGNSFPTHPVNKKKESEEGSAPIQIPDLLGDKAQKPNFCEDQNTDSRESKDPDSLNKEVDRALLPPKSEKNKVEEVSPASKITDSEQTSMATPEFQSDFLDGRAAATPLQVVENLLVVTTSKHPELPKPKDKISEAPDKVTEKSEPKAPEGKKEDKSRMAEPMKGYMRPTKSRGLTPLLPKSTVQERERSKQLKTSGISKPEEGQPAGSVTGNDITTPPNKELPPSPEKKTKVVPRAPLATTQPAKTSTSKAKTQPTPLPKQPAPTTLGGSNKKPMSLASGLVPAAPPKRPAAATARPSTLPSKDAKPKPIAEAKIPEKRASPSKPASVPALRPGSRGTQTVPKATAATSPASAGSSSRSPPTPVPKRPTAVKTEGKPADMKKTATKSVPADLSRTKTTTTTSSVKKNTTVPGAAPTAGVAPSRAKPTPPPSRPSGTPSSDKKPMSTKPSSSTPRLSRLSTNASAPDLKNVRSKVGSTENIKHQPGGGRVQIVSKKVSYSHIQSKCGSKDNIKHVPGGGNVQIQNKKVDISKVSSKCGSKANIKHKPGGGDVKIESQKLNFKEKAQAKVGSLDNVGHLPAGGAVKTEGGGSEAPPCPGPPAGEEPAIPEAAPEAGAPTSASGLSSHPTLAGGGDQREAQTLDSQIQETSI
- the MAP4 gene encoding microtubule-associated protein 4 isoform X4 — encoded protein: MADLSLADALTEPPPEIEEEIKRDFIATLEAEAFDDVVGETVGKTDYIPLLDVDEKTGNSDSKKKPCSDPSQVEGAPSKPTGLANGDHGIEGNDTAGSPTQFLEEKMPYEGYQNIQSWPENTNFCFEPEQLVNPTQTDPFKMHHDDGLEDFLFLPSGTTSAAAFTERNDPLQDSYGLFPCGTFSPAAVVPQGWPMEAPNSPHSESFISPMATPQPLQPTEPAEEVEMTSAEERAPAEALETMRGLEAADMSPFRETEMALAEDLAPATEIEVALAKDMEVSPKSDVTQAKDIESSMESDMALVKDMVLPRETEEAPVKDVVLSREEDVSLAKDVVLPPETEVALAKDILSFKETERAPPIKMDLSPDEGTVPCTDREMAPAKGVVSLSEIEVALAKDVISSTEIPSAKEVALSPETEVAPTGDMALPPETKVILTEVVPLPPETKVAAVKDIALYPDIEKTPVKDVAPSPESEMVLGKDVSPSQETELALGKDMVSPPETEVALDKNVAVPPETEVTLTKDVPQPPETEVALTKDVALPPGTEVILANNVNPAKDVAPLSETEVAPVPAKDMDTPWTQEEISKASQLKSPKDEGQSAASTFIISPEPVPAMGQKYNLPTDDDSVLEKQKQKKPFSSQPPELSSEISGTPPTQDKQVCRPSDRRSTRPRPARVPSELLGVSSPRKTLDPGLGTCSLSELGWVSGSSSCGELGSQRKTIHVDFFEPKRDLGREAWDIDSAPMMMKKKKKKPKQKRYPQVRAGGPWDDDSADDRKGHPFAVDPQKSGVPPSLPTAMGMEYGLASRGNFKKECEVESRATKLVAENFVSESVSIPSCPLEEPLKTAGRSQPKPGVEAEVSGSQSVPLGRGQKWLQPGEGQPGPAPHLKTPVDESQTVGSPDLKGPPTQVSAHKVEIPLEITPKEGCSPLSDQEAVRGCSKPTVAEELPHLAPTWPATSSLGSSLKEGHDEGKVTTLQKDRQTGFSEGAKEIKELTKEAFPKLSQEMGTLASRQPQDEVAVQMLGPEREPVQRMAGDGRSRKGRAGSGKVRASSGKGRARSEPPFLLDSWKDGPAVLAASEPAPKTERVTSGEKSEELFSSKQSGPIVSLTEAVVMGEPTEIADVWGASTSHMFIPLGSGSGTTSGTRTERDMGVSNQDKEGKCPWVSGEAAPWISEKPKKRSNEGKTKKFKNNSFTQPARMECKEETPNPPFVGKDRDADSTTHQNKDLGCIFPLNHDLLSSHTSAIPTVEVGDQKGRNDEVNSFELGALGGNKTNIVKDSAVFEPDTKVTDVSCQSQTQGAGFVPSALSAENKTDAAKGHAAVADKPNKRSNDGKSKKVKNSFPEKHLLENTIDASKIHVPMETTGDHRTEGMGYVDENRNITFTCPRTLPGLMNKSAPPEALESAACEGLPTPASQTVKEGDSFPNILAESEQETTPAQIPKLLAVDNCIKGGVPDQERPKSPSAVALSASTGGGVALTFTAAIETVNCQGGNCFKNKGEFADPIKNEAGMDRGHVLGGSESVPSGASKHLIEKIPELAKGHLLSGVSVEDQSLPGEVRVLETCADGNSFPTHPVNKKKESEEGSAPIQIPDLLGDKAQKPNFCEDQNTDSRESKDPDSLNKEVDRALLPPKSEKNKVEEVSPASKITDSEQTSMATPEFQSDFLDGRAAATPLQVVENLLVVTTSKHPELPKPKDKISEAPDKVTEKSEPKAPEGKKEDKSRMAEPMKGYMRPTKSRGLTPLLPKSTVQERERSKQLKTSGISKPEEGQPAGSVTGNDITTPPNKELPPSPEKKTKVVPRAPLATTQPAKTSTSKAKTQPTPLPKQPAPTTLGGSNKKPMSLASGLVPAAPPKRPAAATARPSTLPSKDAKPKPIAEAKIPEKRASPSKPASVPALRPGSRGTQTVPKATAATSPASAGSSSRSPPTPVPKRPTAVKTEGKPADMKKTATKSVPADLSRTKTTTTTSSVKKNTTVPGAAPTAGVAPSRAKPTPPPSRPSGTPSSDKKPMSTKPSSSTPRLSRLSTNASAPDLKNVRSKVGSTENIKHQPGGGRAKVEKKTEASAPARKPEPNAVTKTAGPIASAQKPPAGKVQIVSKKVSYSHIQSKCGSKDNIKHVPGGGNVQIQNKKVDISKVSSKCGSKANIKHKPGGGDVKIESQKLNFKEKAQAKVGSLDNVGHLPAGGAVKIETYRLTFRANARARTDHGADIVSRPPHLPGGPSAGTRALGSLSRAAF